A single window of Jaculus jaculus isolate mJacJac1 chromosome 14, mJacJac1.mat.Y.cur, whole genome shotgun sequence DNA harbors:
- the LOC123454569 gene encoding vesicle-associated membrane protein-associated protein A-like: MAASPQVLVLDPPTDLRFRGPSTGAGAATALLALHNPSPRPVCFKVKSTAPGRYCVRPRCGVLPPGAGVTVAAALLQPGARPRPGPAERRRHKFLVQTMFAPPDADASDLQAVWRRAKPGELMDSKLTCVFETASGDGSPQRDGKLQKDLADRDDDDDGDAQKKPPGIPAASLRARDARPLLPVLLLVAMAAVCIGVYLGKFIL, from the coding sequence ATGGCGGCGTCGCCGCAGGTCCTGGTGCTGGACCCGCCCACGGACCTGAGGTTCAGAGGCCCGTCGACGGGCGCGGGCGCGGCCACGGCGCTGCTGGCGCTGCACAACCCGTCGCCGCGGCCCGTGTGCTTCAAGGTGAAGAGCACGGCCCCGGGCCGCTACTGCGTGCGTCCGCGCTGCGGCGTGCTGCCCCCGGGCGCCGGCGTCACCGTGGCCGCCGCGCTGCTGCAGCCGGGCGCCCGCCCGCGGCCCGGGCCCGCCGAGCGCCGGCGGCACAAGTTCCTGGTGCAGACCATGTTCGCGCCGCCCGACGCCGACGCGTCCGACCTGCAGGCCGTGTGGCGGCGCGCCAAGCCCGGCGAGCTCATGGACTCCAAGCTGACGTGCGTCTTCGAAACGGCCAGCGGAGACGGCTCCCCGCAGCGCGATGGAAAGCTCCAGAAGGACCTCGCCGACcgcgacgacgacgacgacggcGACGCGCAGAAGAAGCCCCCGGGCATCCCCGCCGCGTCCCTGCGAGCCCGCGATGCGCGTCCCCTCCTCCCGGTCCTCCTCCTGGTCGCCATGGCAGCCGTTTGCATCGGAGTCTACCTGGGCAAATTCATCTTGTAG